The proteins below are encoded in one region of Candidatus Micrarchaeota archaeon:
- a CDS encoding DNA-directed RNA polymerase subunit K, with amino-acid sequence MEDYTRFEKARIIGARALQLAYGAPPLMKVPANMINPLDLAELEFEKGVIPITILKEEKG; translated from the coding sequence ATGGAAGACTATACGAGATTCGAGAAGGCTAGGATAATCGGCGCCCGAGCGCTGCAGCTTGCATACGGTGCACCACCGCTGATGAAGGTGCCCGCAAACATGATAAATCCGCTAGACCTTGCCGAGCTTGAGTTCGAGAAGGGGGTAATACCTATTACCATACTGAAGGAGGAGAAGGGCTAG
- a CDS encoding metallophosphoesterase — protein MAHASLKFVYGEPALIAGSGRDRHLVVADLHIGMELKLSKRGIHLFNATDRMAERIRRIMGDFSIDKLVILGDVKDSILYPEGAEIKLLKGFFRQMEGFDLNIVAGNHDAHLESIIGHDVVKELVVGDFGFVHGNRKPGEEMMMLSYIISAHDHLAVRMKDKNGAIYEQKAWAIYRLNARSARSAYERFNGKIRLVSMPAFNELITGTAIGDSPKRLNPLLSSGIFSARSAEVYNISGQRVKARG, from the coding sequence TTGGCCCATGCAAGCCTGAAGTTCGTTTACGGGGAGCCGGCACTAATAGCAGGATCTGGAAGGGACAGGCACCTCGTGGTGGCTGACTTGCACATAGGGATGGAACTGAAGCTATCGAAAAGGGGCATACACCTTTTCAATGCTACGGACAGGATGGCGGAGCGCATAAGGCGCATAATGGGGGATTTCTCCATAGATAAGCTTGTAATACTTGGCGATGTCAAGGATAGCATACTTTACCCCGAGGGCGCTGAGATAAAGCTTTTGAAGGGCTTTTTCAGGCAGATGGAGGGATTCGATCTCAATATAGTTGCCGGGAACCATGACGCGCACCTTGAAAGCATAATAGGACATGATGTAGTCAAGGAGCTCGTCGTAGGAGACTTCGGATTCGTACATGGCAACAGGAAACCGGGGGAGGAGATGATGATGCTTAGCTACATAATAAGCGCGCACGACCACCTAGCGGTGCGCATGAAGGACAAAAACGGCGCGATATACGAGCAAAAGGCGTGGGCCATTTACAGGCTCAATGCAAGGAGCGCCAGGTCGGCCTACGAAAGGTTCAACGGCAAAATAAGGCTGGTATCGATGCCTGCTTTCAACGAGCTTATAACAGGCACCGCGATAGGGGACAGCCCAAAGCGGCTGAACCCTTTGCTGAGCAGCGGCATATTCAGCGCAAGGAGCGCCGAAGTGTACAACATATCCGGGCAGAGGGTAAAAGCAAGGGGCTAG